From the genome of Bacteroides sp. MSB163, one region includes:
- the rplV gene encoding 50S ribosomal protein L22: protein MGARKKISAEKRKEALKTMYFAKLQNVPTSPRKMRLVADMIRGMEVNRALGVLKFSSKEAAARVEKLLRSAIANWEQKNERKAESGELFVTKIFVDGGATLKRMRPAPQGRGYRIRKRSNHVTLFVGSKSNNEDQN, encoded by the coding sequence ATGGGAGCAAGAAAAAAAATATCGGCTGAAAAAAGAAAAGAAGCCCTTAAGACCATGTATTTTGCAAAGTTGCAGAATGTTCCTACTTCCCCTCGCAAAATGCGTCTCGTGGCTGACATGATTCGCGGGATGGAAGTGAATAGAGCACTTGGCGTTTTGAAGTTTTCTTCAAAAGAAGCAGCTGCCAGAGTTGAGAAATTACTGCGCTCTGCAATTGCTAACTGGGAGCAGAAAAACGAACGTAAAGCTGAAAGTGGCGAATTATTTGTAACGAAGATTTTTGTTGATGGTGGTGCTACACTCAAAAGAATGAGACCGGCTCCGCAGGGTAGAGGTTACAGAATTCGTAAGCGTTCAAATCACGTAACGTTGTTCGTTGGTTCTAAAAGTAATAACGAAGATCAAAATTAA
- the rpsC gene encoding 30S ribosomal protein S3: MGQKVNPISNRLGIIRGWDSNWYGGNNYGDSLLEDSKIRKYLNARLAKASVSRIVIERTLKLVTITVCTARPGIIIGKGGQEVDKLKEELKKVTDKDIQINIFEVKRPELDAVIVANNIARQVEGKIAYRRAIKMAIANTMRMGAEGIKIQISGRLNGAEMARSEMYKEGRTPLHTFRADIDYCHAEALTKVGLLGIKVWICRGEVFGKRELAPNFTQSKESGRGSNSGNNGGKNFKRKKNNR, from the coding sequence ATGGGACAAAAAGTTAATCCAATAAGCAACCGTTTAGGAATTATCAGAGGATGGGATTCCAATTGGTATGGTGGAAATAATTACGGCGATTCTCTGCTGGAAGATAGCAAGATTCGTAAATATTTGAATGCTAGACTTGCAAAAGCCAGTGTTTCAAGAATCGTAATTGAACGTACACTGAAACTCGTGACTATTACCGTTTGTACTGCACGTCCGGGTATTATTATCGGTAAAGGTGGCCAAGAAGTTGATAAGTTGAAAGAAGAGTTGAAGAAGGTTACCGATAAGGATATTCAGATCAATATCTTCGAAGTGAAAAGGCCTGAGTTGGATGCTGTTATAGTTGCAAACAACATCGCTCGTCAGGTAGAGGGAAAGATTGCCTATCGCCGTGCCATTAAAATGGCTATCGCTAATACAATGCGTATGGGGGCTGAAGGTATCAAAATTCAGATTTCAGGACGTTTGAATGGAGCTGAAATGGCTCGTTCTGAAATGTATAAGGAAGGAAGAACTCCGTTGCACACTTTCAGAGCAGATATCGACTACTGTCATGCAGAAGCATTGACTAAGGTTGGTCTTCTCGGTATTAAAGTTTGGATCTGTAGAGGTGAAGTTTTCGGTAAGAGAGAATTAGCTCCGAACTTTACACAAAGCAAGGAAAGCGGTCGTGGAAGCAATAGCGGAAACAATGGCGGAAAGAACTTCAAAAGAAAGAAAAATAATCGCTAA
- the rplP gene encoding 50S ribosomal protein L16 — MLQPKKTKFRRQQKGRQKGIAQRGNQLAFGSFGIKALETKWITGRQIEAARIAVTRYMQRQGQIWIRIFPDKPITRKPADVRMGKGKGAPEGFVAPVTPGRIIIEAEGVSYEIAKEALRLAAQKLPITTKFVVRRDYDIQNQNA, encoded by the coding sequence ATGTTACAACCGAAAAAGACAAAATTCAGAAGACAACAAAAAGGCCGTCAAAAAGGTATTGCCCAGAGAGGTAATCAGTTGGCTTTCGGTTCTTTTGGAATTAAGGCTTTGGAAACAAAATGGATTACAGGCCGTCAGATCGAAGCTGCTCGTATTGCAGTGACAAGATATATGCAACGTCAAGGACAAATTTGGATTCGTATTTTCCCGGATAAACCTATTACCAGAAAACCAGCTGATGTACGTATGGGTAAAGGTAAAGGTGCTCCAGAGGGCTTTGTTGCCCCTGTTACTCCGGGAAGAATTATTATCGAAGCCGAAGGGGTATCTTATGAAATCGCAAAAGAAGCTTTGCGCTTAGCTGCACAGAAGCTTCCTATTACAACTAAGTTTGTTGTAAGACGTGATTATGATATTCAAAATCAAAATGCGTAA
- the rpmC gene encoding 50S ribosomal protein L29 codes for MKIAEIKEIPTNDLVERVEAEVTNYNQMVLNHSISPLDNPAQIKQLRRTIARMKTELRQRELNNK; via the coding sequence ATGAAAATAGCAGAAATTAAAGAAATACCTACCAATGATCTGGTAGAAAGAGTAGAGGCAGAAGTGACAAACTATAATCAAATGGTTCTGAATCATTCTATTTCTCCTTTGGACAATCCTGCTCAGATTAAACAATTACGCAGGACTATTGCGCGTATGAAAACTGAATTACGCCAAAGAGAACTTAACAATAAATGA
- the rpsQ gene encoding 30S ribosomal protein S17, producing MMSLMEARNLRKERTGVVLSNKMEKTITVAAKFKEKHPIYGKFVSKTKKYHAHDENNECNIGDTVLIMETRPLSKTKRWRLVEIIERAK from the coding sequence ATGATGAGCTTGATGGAAGCAAGAAATTTAAGAAAAGAAAGAACTGGGGTTGTGCTGAGCAATAAAATGGAGAAGACCATTACAGTGGCAGCTAAGTTTAAAGAAAAACACCCCATATATGGTAAGTTCGTTAGCAAGACTAAGAAGTACCATGCTCATGATGAAAATAATGAGTGCAATATCGGTGATACTGTACTTATTATGGAGACTCGTCCTTTGAGCAAGACTAAAAGATGGAGATTGGTAGAAATAATTGAAAGAGCTAAGTAA
- the rplN gene encoding 50S ribosomal protein L14 → MIQVESRITVCDNSGAKEALCIRVLGGTGRRYASVGDVIVVSVKSVIPSSDIKKGAVSKALIVRTKKEIRRPDGSYIRFDDNACVLLNNAGEIRGSRIFGPVARELRATNMKVVSLAPEVL, encoded by the coding sequence ATGATACAAGTAGAATCCAGAATTACAGTATGTGATAACAGTGGAGCAAAAGAGGCCCTCTGTATTCGCGTTTTGGGCGGTACGGGTCGTCGTTATGCTTCAGTGGGGGACGTGATTGTTGTTTCTGTAAAGAGCGTCATTCCTTCAAGTGATATTAAAAAAGGTGCAGTGTCTAAAGCTTTGATCGTACGTACTAAGAAAGAAATCCGTCGTCCCGATGGCTCTTATATACGTTTTGATGATAATGCTTGCGTATTGTTGAACAATGCAGGCGAGATTAGAGGTAGTCGTATTTTCGGTCCGGTAGCTCGTGAACTTCGTGCTACCAACATGAAAGTTGTGTCACTCGCTCCTGAAGTACTTTAA
- the rplX gene encoding 50S ribosomal protein L24 translates to MSKLHIKKGDTVYVNAGEDKGKTGRVLKVLVDKNRAIVEGVNMVSKSTKPNAKNPQGGIVKQEASIHLSNLNPVDPKTGKATRISRKVTIGENGKKTIARVSKKSGEEIK, encoded by the coding sequence ATGAGTAAATTACATATTAAAAAAGGCGATACAGTTTACGTAAATGCTGGTGAAGACAAAGGCAAAACTGGTCGTGTGTTGAAGGTTCTTGTTGATAAAAATCGTGCAATTGTTGAAGGTGTCAACATGGTGTCCAAGAGCACTAAGCCTAATGCAAAGAACCCTCAGGGTGGTATTGTGAAGCAGGAAGCTTCTATCCATTTGTCTAACTTGAATCCCGTAGATCCTAAGACGGGTAAAGCTACGCGTATCAGTCGTAAAGTAACTATTGGTGAAAACGGTAAGAAGACTATTGCACGTGTTTCTAAAAAATCAGGAGAGGAGATTAAGTAA
- the rplE gene encoding 50S ribosomal protein L5 has product MSNTASLKKEYVERIAPALKSQFQYSSSMQVPVLKKIVINQGLGMAVADKKIIEVAINEMTAITGQKAVATISRKDIANFKLRKKMPIGVMVTLRRERMYEFLEKLVRVALPRIRDFKGIESKFDGKGNYTLGIQEQIIFPEINIDSITRILGMNITFVTSAQTDEEGYALLKEFGLPFKNAKKD; this is encoded by the coding sequence ATGAGTAATACTGCAAGCCTTAAGAAAGAATATGTAGAGCGTATTGCGCCTGCATTGAAATCACAGTTCCAGTATTCTTCTTCGATGCAGGTACCCGTACTTAAGAAGATTGTTATCAATCAGGGTTTGGGTATGGCTGTTGCTGATAAGAAGATTATCGAAGTGGCAATTAATGAAATGACTGCTATCACAGGTCAGAAAGCTGTTGCAACCATTTCTCGTAAAGATATCGCTAACTTTAAGTTGCGTAAGAAAATGCCGATTGGCGTTATGGTAACTTTGCGTCGCGAGAGAATGTACGAATTTCTTGAAAAATTGGTTCGTGTAGCTCTTCCTCGTATCCGTGACTTCAAGGGTATTGAAAGTAAGTTTGATGGAAAAGGTAACTATACTCTTGGTATTCAGGAGCAAATCATTTTCCCTGAAATTAATATCGATAGTATTACCAGAATTCTCGGAATGAATATTACCTTTGTAACCTCTGCACAAACAGATGAAGAAGGTTATGCCTTGTTGAAAGAATTCGGTTTACCGTTTAAAAACGCTAAAAAAGATTGA
- the rpsN gene encoding 30S ribosomal protein S14: protein MAKESMKAREVRRAKLVAKYAEKRAALKQIVRTGDPAEAFEAAQKLQELPKNSNPIRMHNRCKLTGRPKGYIRQFGISRIQFREMASNGLIPGIKKASW from the coding sequence ATGGCAAAGGAATCAATGAAAGCACGTGAAGTAAGACGTGCTAAATTAGTAGCCAAATATGCCGAGAAGAGAGCTGCATTGAAGCAAATCGTTAGAACTGGTGACCCTGCTGAAGCTTTTGAAGCTGCACAGAAATTGCAGGAGTTGCCTAAGAATTCTAATCCGATTCGTATGCATAACCGTTGCAAGTTGACTGGTCGTCCTAAAGGATATATCCGTCAATTCGGTATCTCCAGAATTCAATTCCGCGAGATGGCTTCTAACGGTCTTATTCCCGGTATTAAGAAAGCAAGCTGGTAA
- the rpsH gene encoding 30S ribosomal protein S8, translating into MTDPIADYLTRLRNAIQAKHRVVEVPASNLKKEITKILFEKGYILNYKFVEDGPQGTIKVALKYDPVNKVNAIKKLERISSPGLRQYTGYKDMPRVINGLGIAIISTSKGVMTNKEAAELKIGGEVLCYVY; encoded by the coding sequence ATGACTGATCCAATAGCAGATTATTTGACGAGGTTGCGGAACGCTATTCAAGCAAAGCACAGAGTTGTAGAAGTTCCCGCTTCAAATTTGAAAAAAGAAATCACTAAGATTCTTTTTGAGAAAGGTTACATCCTTAATTATAAGTTTGTAGAAGATGGTCCTCAAGGTACAATTAAGGTTGCCTTGAAGTATGATCCGGTTAATAAGGTAAACGCAATTAAGAAACTGGAAAGAATTTCTTCTCCGGGTTTGCGCCAGTACACCGGCTACAAGGACATGCCGCGAGTTATTAATGGTTTGGGTATTGCTATAATATCTACTTCCAAAGGTGTAATGACCAACAAAGAAGCCGCTGAACTGAAAATAGGTGGTGAAGTTTTGTGTTATGTATATTAA
- the rplF gene encoding 50S ribosomal protein L6 — protein sequence MSRIGKLPISIPAGVTITLKENVVTVKGPKGELSQYIDPAINVAIEDGHVTLSENENAMLDNPKQKHAFHGLYRSLVHNMVVGVSEGYKKELELVGVGYRASNQGNIIELSLGYTHSIFIQLPPEVKVETKSERNKNPLIILESCDKQLLGQVCSKIRSFRKPEPYKGKGVKFVGEEIRRKSGKSAGAK from the coding sequence ATGTCAAGAATAGGAAAATTACCCATTAGTATTCCCGCTGGAGTAACAATTACTCTGAAAGAAAATGTGGTTACCGTGAAGGGACCCAAAGGCGAACTTAGCCAATATATAGATCCTGCTATCAATGTTGCCATCGAAGATGGTCATGTGACTTTGAGTGAGAATGAAAATGCAATGTTGGATAATCCCAAACAAAAGCATGCATTCCATGGTTTGTACCGCTCTTTGGTTCACAACATGGTTGTTGGTGTATCTGAAGGATATAAAAAAGAATTGGAACTTGTAGGTGTAGGTTATCGTGCTTCTAATCAAGGCAATATTATTGAGTTGTCTTTAGGTTATACGCATAGTATCTTCATACAGTTGCCTCCTGAAGTTAAGGTAGAGACAAAATCTGAAAGAAATAAGAACCCTCTTATTATTTTAGAGTCTTGCGATAAACAATTGCTGGGTCAAGTTTGCTCTAAGATACGTTCTTTCCGTAAGCCCGAACCGTATAAAGGTAAAGGTGTTAAGTTTGTTGGTGAAGAAATTCGTAGAAAGTCTGGTAAATCTGCCGGCGCTAAGTAA
- the rplR gene encoding 50S ribosomal protein L18: MTTKIERRIKIKYRVRNKISGTAERPRMSVFRSNKQIYVQLIDDLGGKTLAAASSLSITEKLPKKEQAAKVGELIAKKAQEAGITTVVFDRNGYLYHGRVKEVADAARNGGLKF; encoded by the coding sequence ATGACAACAAAAATAGAAAGACGAATTAAAATCAAATATAGAGTACGCAATAAAATTTCAGGTACTGCTGAACGTCCGCGTATGAGTGTATTTAGAAGTAATAAGCAAATCTATGTCCAGCTTATCGACGATTTGGGTGGTAAGACTTTGGCTGCTGCTTCTTCTTTGAGTATAACTGAGAAGTTGCCAAAGAAAGAACAAGCTGCAAAGGTTGGAGAGTTGATTGCTAAAAAAGCTCAGGAAGCAGGTATTACTACTGTTGTTTTCGACCGTAATGGTTACTTGTATCATGGGAGAGTAAAAGAAGTAGCTGATGCTGCTCGTAACGGTGGACTTAAATTTTAA
- the rpsE gene encoding 30S ribosomal protein S5, which yields MAINNRVKITNDIELKDRLVAINRVTKVTKGGRTFSFSAIVVVGNEEGIIGWGLGKAGEVTAAIAKGVESAKKNLTKVPVLKGTVPHEQSAKFGGAEVFIKPASHGTGVVAGGAMRAVLESVGITDVLAKSKGSSNPHNLVKATILALGEMRDARMVAQNRGISIEKVFRG from the coding sequence ATGGCAATTAATAATAGAGTTAAGATTACAAACGATATAGAACTAAAAGACCGTTTGGTTGCTATCAATCGTGTAACCAAAGTAACCAAAGGTGGTAGAACTTTTAGTTTCTCTGCAATTGTTGTTGTAGGTAACGAAGAAGGTATCATCGGTTGGGGTCTTGGTAAAGCTGGTGAAGTTACCGCTGCTATTGCTAAGGGTGTTGAATCAGCTAAGAAGAATCTGACGAAAGTACCTGTACTGAAAGGTACTGTTCCTCACGAACAGTCCGCTAAGTTTGGTGGCGCGGAAGTATTCATCAAGCCTGCTTCTCATGGTACAGGTGTAGTTGCTGGTGGTGCAATGCGTGCAGTACTTGAAAGTGTTGGTATTACAGACGTTTTGGCTAAGTCAAAAGGATCTTCTAATCCACACAACTTGGTGAAGGCTACTATTCTGGCGTTGGGTGAAATGCGTGACGCACGTATGGTTGCTCAAAACAGAGGAATTAGTATTGAAAAAGTATTTAGAGGATAA
- the rpmD gene encoding 50S ribosomal protein L30, producing MSTIKIKQVKSRIGAPADQKRTLDALGLRKLNRVVEHECTPSILGMVDKVKHLVTIVK from the coding sequence ATGTCGACTATAAAGATTAAACAAGTTAAAAGTAGAATTGGTGCTCCGGCTGATCAGAAAAGAACTCTCGATGCACTGGGACTTCGTAAGTTGAATCGTGTGGTTGAACACGAGTGTACTCCTTCAATTCTTGGAATGGTGGATAAGGTTAAACACTTGGTTACCATTGTTAAGTAA
- the rplO gene encoding 50S ribosomal protein L15: MNLSNLKPAEGSTKTRKRIGRGPGSGLGGTSTRGHKGAKSRSGYSKKIGFEGGQMPLQRRVPKFGFKNINRVEYKAINLDTIQKLAEAKKLESVGINDFIAAGFISSNQLVKVLGNGTLTTKLDVQAHAFSKTAIAAIEAAGGSVVKL, encoded by the coding sequence ATGAACTTAAGTAATTTAAAACCTGCAGAAGGATCTACTAAAACAAGAAAGAGAATTGGACGCGGTCCAGGTTCTGGCTTGGGAGGTACTTCTACCAGAGGTCATAAGGGAGCTAAATCAAGATCTGGTTATTCTAAGAAGATCGGTTTTGAAGGTGGTCAGATGCCTCTCCAACGTCGTGTTCCTAAATTTGGTTTTAAGAACATTAATCGTGTAGAGTATAAGGCTATCAACTTGGATACAATTCAGAAACTTGCTGAAGCTAAGAAGTTGGAATCAGTTGGAATTAATGACTTTATCGCTGCTGGTTTTATTTCTTCAAATCAGTTGGTGAAAGTATTAGGTAATGGAACTTTGACTACAAAGTTGGATGTGCAAGCTCATGCATTCTCTAAGACTGCTATTGCTGCCATTGAAGCTGCTGGTGGAAGTGTAGTAAAACTCTAA
- the secY gene encoding preprotein translocase subunit SecY, translating into MRKAIETLKNIWKIEDLRQRILITILFVAIYRFGSYVVLPGINPAMLTQLHQQTSEGLLALLNMFSGGAFSNASIFALGIMPYISASIVIQLLGIAVPYFQKLQREGESGRRKMNQYTRYLTIIILLVQAPSYLLNLKMQAGPSLNASLDWTLFMITSTIILAAGSMFILWLGERITDKGIGNGISFIILIGIIARLPQSLFQELISRMTDKTGGLVMFLIEIVFLLLVIAAAILLVQGTRKIPVQYAKRIVGNKQYGGARQYIPLKVNAAGVMPIIFAQAIMFIPITFIGFSNVDHVSGFVRAFTDHTSFWYNFVFAIMIILFTYFYTAITINPTQMAEDMKRNNGFIPGIKPGKKTAEYIDDIMSRITLPGSFFLALVAIMPAFAGIFGVKAEFAQFFGGTSLLILVGVVLDTLQQIESHLLMRHYDGLLKSGRIKGRSNVAAY; encoded by the coding sequence ATGAGAAAAGCTATTGAAACATTAAAGAATATATGGAAAATTGAGGATCTGAGACAACGGATCCTCATTACCATATTGTTTGTGGCAATCTACCGTTTTGGCTCGTATGTCGTACTGCCTGGTATTAATCCGGCTATGTTGACACAATTGCATCAACAAACAAGCGAGGGCCTCTTAGCCTTATTAAACATGTTTTCGGGAGGAGCATTCTCTAATGCATCTATTTTTGCGTTAGGAATTATGCCTTATATCTCTGCTTCAATCGTTATTCAGTTGTTGGGGATTGCGGTTCCGTATTTCCAGAAACTTCAACGTGAAGGTGAGAGTGGTAGAAGAAAAATGAACCAGTATACTCGTTATTTGACGATTATTATTTTGTTGGTTCAGGCTCCTTCTTATTTGCTCAATCTTAAAATGCAGGCCGGTCCTTCCTTAAATGCTTCATTAGATTGGACTCTGTTCATGATTACCTCTACCATTATCTTGGCAGCTGGTAGTATGTTTATTTTGTGGCTTGGTGAGAGAATCACTGATAAGGGTATCGGTAATGGTATTTCATTTATCATCTTAATCGGTATTATTGCCCGTTTGCCTCAGTCTTTATTCCAGGAATTAATTTCCCGTATGACTGATAAGACAGGTGGTTTGGTTATGTTCTTAATTGAAATCGTATTCCTGTTGCTGGTAATTGCAGCTGCAATTTTGTTGGTGCAAGGTACAAGAAAAATTCCTGTACAATATGCTAAAAGAATTGTAGGAAACAAACAATATGGTGGTGCAAGACAATACATTCCTTTGAAAGTGAATGCAGCTGGTGTAATGCCTATCATCTTTGCTCAGGCAATTATGTTTATCCCTATCACCTTTATTGGTTTTTCAAATGTAGATCATGTGAGCGGTTTTGTACGTGCATTTACTGATCATACAAGCTTCTGGTATAATTTTGTATTTGCAATAATGATTATACTGTTTACGTATTTTTATACTGCAATTACGATTAACCCGACTCAGATGGCTGAGGATATGAAGAGAAATAATGGTTTCATTCCGGGTATCAAGCCGGGAAAGAAAACAGCCGAATATATTGATGATATTATGTCTCGTATAACATTGCCTGGTTCTTTCTTCTTGGCTTTGGTAGCTATTATGCCAGCGTTTGCTGGTATTTTTGGTGTGAAAGCTGAATTTGCTCAATTCTTCGGCGGTACATCTTTGTTAATTCTTGTAGGTGTGGTTCTTGATACACTCCAGCAGATTGAAAGTCACTTGTTGATGAGACATTATGACGGTCTGTTGAAATCTGGTCGTATTAAAGGACGTAGTAATGTAGCTGCATATTAA
- the map gene encoding type I methionyl aminopeptidase, producing MIFLKTEDEIELLRESNLLVGRTLAEVAKLVRPGVTTKELDKVAEEFIRDHGAVPTFKGFPNQYGDPFPASLCTSVNEQVVHGIPGDIVLKEGDIVSVDCGTYMNGFCGDSAYTFCVGEVDEEVRKLLKVTKEALYIGIENAVQGKRLGDIGYAIQEHCESNSFGVVREFVGHGIGKEMHEDPQVPNYGKRGYGTMLKKGLCIAIEPMITQGSRQIVMERDGWTVRTKDWKYAAHFEHTVAVGAGKADILSSFEFIEEVLGDKAI from the coding sequence ATGATATTTCTTAAAACGGAAGATGAAATAGAGCTGCTCCGTGAGAGTAATTTGCTTGTCGGGAGGACATTGGCTGAAGTTGCAAAACTGGTAAGGCCGGGAGTTACTACAAAGGAACTGGATAAAGTAGCGGAAGAGTTTATCAGAGATCATGGTGCTGTTCCTACTTTCAAAGGTTTTCCAAATCAATATGGTGATCCATTTCCAGCTTCGTTGTGTACATCGGTCAATGAACAGGTGGTACATGGTATTCCTGGAGATATAGTACTGAAAGAAGGTGATATTGTATCGGTTGATTGTGGTACTTATATGAATGGGTTTTGTGGTGATTCTGCTTATACATTTTGTGTAGGAGAAGTAGATGAGGAAGTTCGCAAATTACTGAAGGTTACTAAAGAGGCATTATACATCGGAATAGAAAATGCCGTTCAAGGAAAACGGTTGGGTGATATCGGATATGCAATACAAGAACATTGTGAGTCCAATTCATTCGGTGTAGTGCGTGAGTTTGTTGGTCATGGTATAGGTAAAGAGATGCACGAAGATCCTCAGGTTCCTAATTATGGAAAACGTGGTTATGGAACTATGTTAAAGAAAGGTCTTTGTATTGCTATTGAACCAATGATTACGCAAGGTAGTCGCCAAATAGTAATGGAGCGTGATGGTTGGACGGTGAGAACTAAGGATTGGAAGTATGCAGCTCATTTTGAGCATACAGTGGCTGTTGGCGCTGGTAAAGCTGATATCTTATCATCGTTTGAGTTCATAGAAGAAGTATTAGGAGATAAAGCAATTTAA
- the infA gene encoding translation initiation factor IF-1 yields the protein MAKQSAIEQDGVIVEALSNAMFRVELENGHEITAHISGKMRMHYIKILPGDKVRVEMSPYDLSKGRIVFRYK from the coding sequence ATGGCTAAGCAATCTGCAATAGAACAAGATGGAGTTATTGTTGAAGCATTGTCTAATGCAATGTTTCGTGTTGAATTAGAAAACGGACATGAGATTACTGCACATATTTCCGGTAAGATGCGAATGCATTACATTAAAATCCTGCCGGGGGATAAAGTAAGAGTCGAAATGTCTCCTTACGATTTATCGAAAGGAAGAATTGTATTTAGATATAAATAA
- the ykgO gene encoding type B 50S ribosomal protein L36, with protein sequence MKVRASLKKRTPECKIVRRNGRLYVINKKNPKYKQRQG encoded by the coding sequence ATGAAAGTAAGAGCATCTTTAAAGAAACGTACGCCAGAATGTAAGATCGTTAGACGCAATGGCCGTTTGTATGTTATTAACAAGAAAAATCCTAAGTATAAACAACGTCAAGGATAA
- the rpsM gene encoding 30S ribosomal protein S13 gives MAIRIVGVDLPQNKRGEVALTYIYGIGRSSSAKILDKAGVDKDLKVKDWTDDQAAKIREIIGAEFKVEGDLRSEVQLNIKRLMDIGCYRGVRHRIGLPVRGQSTKNNARTRKGRKKTVANKKKATK, from the coding sequence ATGGCTATAAGAATAGTTGGTGTCGATTTACCTCAAAATAAAAGAGGTGAAGTTGCGTTGACCTATATCTATGGAATAGGTCGTAGTAGTTCAGCAAAGATTTTAGATAAAGCTGGTGTAGATAAAGACCTGAAGGTGAAAGACTGGACGGATGATCAAGCTGCCAAGATTCGTGAGATCATTGGTGCAGAATTTAAAGTAGAAGGTGATCTTCGCTCGGAAGTTCAATTGAACATCAAACGTTTGATGGATATTGGTTGTTACCGTGGTGTACGTCATCGTATCGGTTTGCCTGTAAGAGGACAGAGCACAAAGAATAATGCTCGTACTCGTAAAGGTAGAAAGAAAACCGTTGCAAATAAGAAAAAAGCTACTAAATAA
- the rpsK gene encoding 30S ribosomal protein S11 produces MAKKTVAAKKRNVKVDANGQLHVHSSFNNIIVSLANSEGQIISWSSAGKMGFRGSKKNTPYAAQMAAQDCAKIAFDLGLRKVKAYVKGPGNGRESAIRTIHGAGIEVTEIVDVTPLPHNGCRPPKRRRV; encoded by the coding sequence ATGGCAAAAAAAACAGTTGCAGCAAAGAAGAGAAATGTGAAAGTTGACGCTAATGGACAGTTGCATGTTCATTCATCTTTCAACAATATTATTGTTTCTCTTGCAAACAGTGAAGGGCAGATTATTTCTTGGTCATCTGCTGGTAAAATGGGATTTAGAGGTTCTAAGAAGAACACTCCTTATGCAGCACAGATGGCTGCCCAAGATTGTGCAAAGATAGCATTTGATCTTGGCCTGAGAAAGGTAAAAGCATATGTGAAGGGTCCAGGTAACGGACGTGAGTCTGCTATTAGAACTATTCATGGTGCAGGTATCGAAGTTACTGAAATCGTTGATGTAACTCCGCTTCCACATAATGGTTGTCGTCCTCCGAAAAGACGTAGAGTTTAA
- the rpsD gene encoding 30S ribosomal protein S4 gives MARYTGPKSRIARKFGEGIFGADKVLSKKNYPPGQHGNSRKRKTSEYGVQLREKQKAKYTYGVLEKQFRNLFEKAETAKGITGEILLQLLEGRLDNIVFRLGIAPTRAAARQLVGHKHITVDGEVVNIPSFAVKPGQVIGVRERSKSLEVIANSLAGFNHSKYPWLEWDDNSKVGKLLHVPERADIPENIKEHLIVELYSK, from the coding sequence ATGGCTAGATATACTGGACCAAAATCAAGAATAGCCCGTAAATTCGGTGAAGGTATCTTCGGAGCAGATAAAGTATTGTCAAAGAAGAACTATCCTCCCGGACAACACGGTAATTCCAGAAAAAGAAAAACTTCTGAGTATGGTGTTCAACTTCGTGAGAAACAGAAGGCCAAATACACCTATGGAGTTTTAGAGAAACAATTCCGCAACCTGTTTGAAAAGGCAGAAACAGCTAAAGGTATTACCGGTGAAATTCTGCTTCAGTTGCTCGAAGGTCGTCTTGATAACATTGTATTCCGTTTAGGTATTGCTCCTACTCGTGCAGCTGCTCGTCAGTTGGTGGGTCACAAGCATATTACTGTGGATGGTGAAGTGGTAAATATTCCTTCATTTGCAGTAAAACCGGGTCAGGTAATTGGTGTTCGTGAAAGATCTAAATCTTTGGAAGTAATTGCTAATTCACTGGCTGGCTTTAACCACAGCAAATATCCTTGGTTGGAATGGGATGATAACTCTAAGGTTGGTAAATTGTTGCATGTACCTGAAAGAGCAGACATTCCTGAAAACATTAAAGAGCATTTGATTGTAGAATTGTATTCTAAATAA